In the genome of Telluria mixta, the window TGGAAAACATCTTCTCGTCGCTGTCGACCGTCGTGCCGTCGCACCTGATGGACCGCGACATGTTCGGCTTCAAGGACCTGAAGGCGGACGGCGTGGCCAATCCGGCCGGCGACATCGCGTTCGACGAAGAGCCGTGCTCGACGCCGGCGACGGGCACCATTCCGCTGCAGCCGCTGTAAGCCTTACTGCTTTTGTATTTTCGCGTGGATGTCGTTCACGGCCATCAGGCCGGCCGACGCGAAAAACTTGTGATACTCGGCCACCATCTCGCCGTTGACGATGACGGGATCGGTGGCGACATAGGTCTTCGCCACCTCGATGTCGGGCGTAGCGAAGACGAAGATCCCGCGCCTGCCCTCGACCCCGTCCAGGGGTCCGGCCACCACCAGTTTCTTCTCGGCCGCCAGGCGTTTCATGTTGGCGAAATGCCCTTCGAACATCTTCGTGCGCTCGGCCCCGTCCGGCACGCGCGAAGGACCGGTCTTCAAAATCACGAGCACATAGCTGCGCATGCCGTTCTCGTTCGCGCCGAGCGACTGGGCCAGCGCCGCATCGTATTGCGCGGCCGCCGGAGCGAGCGCCGCCAGCGCCAGGGCGCATCCCACTGCCGTTTTCCTGATCCACATCGCGTGTCCCCGTATCGATGATGAGGTCAGCCAGCCTAGCATGATCGGCACAGAAACAGAACGTCTACGCATCATGCATTGTTTGACAATGCCTATGTAGTGCAGTTTCTTCATGAACGCATGATGAGATCGATTTCACTCTGATGATGGCGACCAGGAGGTGACTACGAGCCGCCAAACAGATGTAATATTCCTACCCCTGTCACGCCCATCCGGATTCCTCATGCAAATCGGCCAACCCGCCGGTACCGCCCAGCCCAGCGGCACCGCCACCCACGCCAACACCCAGGTCGCGAGCCTGCGCGTTTTCGTGTTCGCCCTGTTCTTCACGTTCGGCGGCATCACGAGCCTGAACGACGTCATCATCCCGAAACTGAAGGACTTGTTCACGCTGTCGTACGCGCAGGCGATGCTCGTGCAATCGGCCTTCTTTGCCGCCTATTTCATCGTGTCGCTGCCGGCCGCCGCCATCGTGCAGCGCATCGGCTACATGCGCACGGCCGTCGTCGGCCTGCTCACGATGACGGCAGGCTGCCTGCTGTTCATCCCCGCCTCCTCATCGGGCATGTTCATCACCTTCCTGCTCGCGCTGTTCGTGCTGGCGGCCGGCATCACCATCGTGCAGGTCGTGGCGAATCCGCTGATCTCGATGCTGGGCGCCCCCGCCACCGCCTCCAGCCGCCTGACCTTCGCCCAGGCCTTCAATTCCCTCGGCACGACCGTCTTTCCCTACGTCGGCGCCATCCTGATCCTCGGCTCGCTGGCCCACGTCGACCAGACGACGCTGTCGGCCGACGCGCTCGCCGCCTACCGCGCGGCCGAAAGCCAGGTCGTCGTGCACACCTACCTCGGCCTGGCGGTCGCGCTGGCCGTCGTCGCCCTGCTCGTCTGGACGAACCGCAAGAAGCTCGTCGAGCATCCCCATCCCGACACCAGCATGTGGAGCGCCTTCGACCTGCTGAAACAGCCCCGCTTCGCGTTCGGCGCCCTGTGCATCTTCCTGTACGTCGGTGCCGAAGTGGCCGTCGGCTCGCTGATCGTCAATTACCTGATGCAGCACGACGTGCTGGGCCTCGGTGCCGAAGCGGCGGGCAAGCACGTGCCGCTGTACTGGGGCGGCGCCATGGTCGGCCGTTTCCTCGGCGCTTACGTCCTGCGCATCTGCTCGCCGGGCAAGGTGCTGGCCGGCGCCGGCGCCATCGCCGCCCTGCTGCTGCTCGTCTCCGCCACCACGCAGGGCGCCACGTCGGGCTGGGCGCTGCTGGCCATCGGCCTCGTCAACTCGATCATGTTCCCCACCATCTTCACGCTGGCGTCGGAAGGCCTGGGCGAGCGCGCGGCGGAAGGCTCGGGCCTGATCTGCGTGGCCATCGTCGGCGGCGCCATCGTGCCCCTGATCACGGGCTACGCCGCCGACGCCTTCGGCCTGCGCCTCTCGCTGGCCGTGCCCGCGCTGTGCTACCTGCTGATCCTCGCGTTCGGCTGGTACGCGCGCCGGCCGCTGCAACACGGCTGAACTCACCCTGTCACATCGGTTCCGGCCGGGCTCACGCCATCCGGCTGCCTGCGTGCCGGCCCCAGCTGGCGCAACGCGCGGGCATTGATGCGGTCGCGCTCGGGATCGCGCAGCCAGCCCCACTTGTCGAAGTAACGCCAGGCCGACACGCACCGCCACCAGAGCGAGGCCGACCGCCGGCGCCAGCCGCGCGCGCCGGCCTGGGCCGGGTCACGGACGACGGCCACGTGCGGCACGAACACGGTGCGCGCGATGCGTGCCGTGCGGCGCGCCAGGTCGACGATGTCGAAACGCTGCAGGAAGCGCGCGTCGAACATGCCGGCACGCAGTACGGTCTCGACCCGCATCAGCAGGCAGCAGGCCGGCGGCACCGGCACCTCCATCACCCGGCTGTAGCCACCCGCATGCAACTGGTAGCGCGCGAGCCTGCCGCTGGACCGGCGCAGCAGCGGAAAGCAGCGTCCCAGCAGCAATTCCAGCGGCCCCGGCAGCAGACTGCACAGCGGCTGCAGGCGCCCGTCCACGTCCTGCACCCGCGGCGCCAGCAGACCCACGTCGGGATGCTGCTCCATATAGGCGATCATCCGGGCCACCGCGTCGAGCGGCAAGCCGATGTCGGGCGCCAGCAGCAGGTGGTAGACGCTCCCCGCCGCGGCCGCCTCGCGCAGGATCCGGTTCCGGGCGCGCGCCTGACCAGGTCGGTCCCGTTGTGGGCGGTAATGCGCACCGTAGCGTCCGGCCAGCGCGGCCAGCACCGGCTGATGCGCATCGTCGACCAGGTAGATGAGCAGGTGCGGACAGGCCGTCGTGAGGCTGAGCAGCAGGTGCTCGATCCGGTCCGGTGCCGCCATGCCGCAGACGATGCAGCAGCTGGCCCGGACGGCCGCGGCGCCCATGCTCAGCCCCCGCCGCGCGCCCGCGTTCGGCGGTTAGTTGCAAAACGGAAAATTTTGTACATGGCACCCTCCAGCGAACGAAACACATGGGTTCAGAGTGGCGCCGTGCGCGACGGTTGCGGCGGAATCGGCGGCGGTTGAGCAGGATCAGACTACAAGCATTTGCCGCCGACGAATCTTATAGCGCCACGTCGGTGCGCATGACCGGGTACAGGTTCAGCCGCTCATCCCAGGACGGGTGGCGGCGCGCAAAGAATTCGAGACGCGCATGGGCATTTTTGGCGAATGCAGGATCGGTCTCGACCTTGTGCCGGAATTCGGCGGCCAGTGCCGGATCGCGCGCCATCTGTTCGCGCGCCACGTCCTCGGCCACGTATTCCTCCATGTATTCCTTGCGCTCGAAGGCGTTGTTGAACTCGCCCCAGGCCAGCAGCGAATCCGGGGCCTGCGGCTCGAACAGGGCCATGACGAGGCGTGCCTTGGGCTGGGCGATCGGCACGAACAGCGCGCCTTTGCCGAGGTTGCGCGGCTCGGGCTTCCAGCTGCCTTCGACCTTCAGGCGCTGGTGCGATTCGAACGACGTCGGAGAAAACGCGGCCTGGTCGGCGCGGAACGTTTGCACCTGTGCGGCGGCTGTCGTCTTGTCCACCTTGCGGAACACGATGCCGTGTTGCGTGAGCTTCGTCGCGACCATCTGCGCCCACGCGGCCGGCACGACGTAGCCCGCGCCGGGCGCCTGCACCTGCAGGTCGGCGACGACTTCGTCGCGCAGCGGCACATGCCAGACCTGCGGCTTCGTTTCGTCGTAGTGCGTCATCAGCATGCCGGACACGTCGGACATCGTGCGCGTGTACGCATAGCCCTGGAAGTCGACCATCGTCGTCTTGTCGGTGGTGCGGTACGTCAGCGCCACGGGCTGGCCGGCGATGCGCGTGGCGCGTGCGTCGGCGGCGCGTGCGGCCTGCGTCCATTCGGCACCGTGGGCCGCCACCTGCTGCAGCACGGAGACGATGGCATTGTGCGTGATGCGCACGCGGGTCGGGTAGTCCTTCCACGAGTGCGTTTCGACGAGCATCGCCATCCGGTTGCGGAGCTGGAAATAGCCGGTCGAGAAGCGCGGATCGGAGACGCCGTCGACGAAGCCGGAGGCCGGGTCGTCCGTCTCCTTGAACGACATGTAGTAGGACTGCGGCATCGAGCCCTGCTTGCTGATGTCGGCGATGACGTTGGTGCGCAGGGCCTGGCCGATCTTGCGGAATTCCGGATCGCCCGAGTACACCGGTTCGACCTGGATGGAGACGTCGTGCTGGAACATGGCGCCGTCCGTGACGTGCAGGTCGACATAGGTCAGCGGATCCCACGTGTTCACCAGCGCCAGCATGGCCTGCATTTCGGGCGAATCGGCCTTCACGTAGTCGCGGTTCAGGTTGTAGTTCTGCGCCGTCGTGCGCCAGCCCATCTCGACAGGGCCGCGCTGGTTCGGGCGGTTCCATTTGGCGAAGCGTTCGTGGCCGTCGACGTTGAACACGGGGACGAACAGCAACACCTGTTTGTCGAGCACGCCCGCGGCCAGTTTGCCGTCGAGGATGGCGCGCAAGGCGAGGAAGCCCGCGTCCTTGCCGTCGATCTCTCCCGCGTGGATGCCCCCCTGGATCAGCGTGACGGGCAGGTTCGCCTTGCGCACCGCCTCGGGCGTGACCACGCCGCGCGCGTTGACGGCCAGCGCCAGCATCGGCCGGCCTTCCGGCGTCGTGCCGAACTGGAAGCATCTCGCCTGCTTCGGATACGCCTGCTGGAAGGCGCCGCACAACTTGACGACCTCGTCGTAGCGGCCCGTGGCCTGGAAGCCGGAGCGCTCGGATACGGTCACCAGATCAGGCGCGGCGTGGGCCAATGGGGCGGCCAGCAAGGCCAGCGAGGCCAGCGAGGCCAGAAAAGGAGCGGTGCGGATCATCGATAAACTCCGGCAAGATTAGAAAAGATTCAAGCCGGAAATTATAGATCGATGAGCCGAAGTCAGCGCGTCCTGGGCGGATAAATCGCGATCTCTTTCAGCTGCGACCGCGCCAGATGCATCGGTACACCACGCGCGCGCGCCGTCGACGACGCCGGGCAGGCATTGGTGGCGCGGTAGGACAGCGCCGCGGCCAGCATGCCCTCGGCCGGATCACCCAGCGCATGCGCCATGTCGTCGGACACGGCGCAGGTCGGCGCGAAGCCGTCCGCGAAATCGCCGAAGCCCTTCGCGTTCGTGCCCTGGAACTGGATCGTGAAGTAGGTCGTGCCGCAGTTGTCCATCGGCGTGAAGCCATAGGGCTTGCCGCAGGTCGTGGCGCCGATGAGGTCGACCTGGACGTCGACGCCGCGCAGGCCGTTGATGACGGCTTCGCTGGCCGAACACGTGTCGGACGTCGTCAGCACGGTCACGCGCTTCAGGCCCAGGTAAGGCAGCGCCATGTTGCGCGGCGCGGAAAAGCCGTAGGCCGTGCTGCGGAACGGGATCGGGGCGTCGGGCGCCGTCTTGTCGTTGTAGACCGCGCGTTCGAACGTCTTGCCGGCCGTGGCCGGTCCCGCGATCATGTACGCGAGCTCGCTGGCGACGTACAGCAGGCCGCCGCCGTTGTAGCGCATGTCGAGCACGAGGTCCGCCGCGCCCTGGTTCTTCAGGGTCGTGAACGCGTTGACGAGCTGGAGTTCCGAAACGGCGTTGTGATCCTCGAAACTCAGGTAGCCCACCTTGCCGGTCGGCGTGTCGATCACTTTCACGTTTTTTACGGGCGTCGTCGTCACGACAGCGGACGTCAGCGCGACGTCCATCGTGGTGTCACCGCGGCGGATCGTGAGCGTGTGGCGCTCGCCCGCGGTGTCCGGCGACAGGCCGTCGTTCAGCAGGGCGACCTGCGCCTTGTCTGTGGTGTTGATGAAGTCGATGCCGTCGACGGCCGTCAGCAGGTCGCCCCGCTGGATGCCGGCGGCGGCGGCAGGCGAACCCGGCTCGACGATCGCGGCGATCCAGGTGCGCGGCGCCGTCGTGGAATTCACGGACCAGGTCAGGCCATAACCCGTATCCTGGCTCGCATTGGTGAGCGCATCCCATTCCGCCGTCGTGTAGGTGAAGTGGAAACGGTCCTTGAGCTTGCCCGATGCGGTCAGTGCGGGCGTCTTGAGCGCGTCGAAATAGTCGAGCGTGTTCGTGTAGTCCGCCATGTGGACCGTGGACGGGATTTCGTTGTACCAGAGATAAGTCGCGTCGCTCCAGCCGCGCAGGAATTTCATCTCGTCCTGCAGCGTGCCCTGACGGTCCGGGAACGCATAGCCCTCGGCGTCGACCCCCGTGCGCGGTGCGGCGCACAGGTTTTGGTAGCTCATGTAGTCGGACGGGATCGGGTCCGGTGTCGCGGTCGGCGGCGTGGGCGTCGTCGTCGGTGGCGTGGTCGTCCCGGTGCCGGGATTGCCGGCGACGGGCGTCGATGCGCCGATGTTCGGATTCCCACCGCCGCCGCCACAGCCGGCCAGCGTGACGAGCGTGGCGACAGCGCAGGCGATCAGACGGGAAACGGGGCTCGAAAAAGCGAAGGAGGAAAGCGATTTCATGCGTCCGATTATAGACCCGGCCGCTTCGCGAAATGCATCCAACTGTAACAGTGCGCGATGCGACAACGCCGCCTGCCGAAGGTCATCCGGCAGGCGGCGTCGTGTCAAAAAGACAGCATCAGGCGGCGCGGGTGGCGGTGCCGCCCGCATGGAAGGCGGACACCAGTTCCGCTTCCTTGCGCTTGGCCAATTTGAGGTTGCGCTCCTTGACGTGACCGAAGCCGCGGATGTCTTCCGGGATGCCCGCGATCGCCACGGCCTGCGCCAGGTTCTCGGCCGTCAGCTTGGGCAGCAAGCCTTCGATGGTCGCGCGGTATTCCTGGATCAGGGCACGCTCCATCCGGCGCTCGGCCGTGTGGCCGAACGGATCCAGCGCCGTGCCGCGCAAGCCTTTCAGCTTCGCCAGCACACCGAACGCCTTCATCATCCACGGACCGAAT includes:
- a CDS encoding YciI family protein, which codes for MWIRKTAVGCALALAALAPAAAQYDAALAQSLGANENGMRSYVLVILKTGPSRVPDGAERTKMFEGHFANMKRLAAEKKLVVAGPLDGVEGRRGIFVFATPDIEVAKTYVATDPVIVNGEMVAEYHKFFASAGLMAVNDIHAKIQKQ
- a CDS encoding sugar MFS transporter is translated as MQIGQPAGTAQPSGTATHANTQVASLRVFVFALFFTFGGITSLNDVIIPKLKDLFTLSYAQAMLVQSAFFAAYFIVSLPAAAIVQRIGYMRTAVVGLLTMTAGCLLFIPASSSGMFITFLLALFVLAAGITIVQVVANPLISMLGAPATASSRLTFAQAFNSLGTTVFPYVGAILILGSLAHVDQTTLSADALAAYRAAESQVVVHTYLGLAVALAVVALLVWTNRKKLVEHPHPDTSMWSAFDLLKQPRFAFGALCIFLYVGAEVAVGSLIVNYLMQHDVLGLGAEAAGKHVPLYWGGAMVGRFLGAYVLRICSPGKVLAGAGAIAALLLLVSATTQGATSGWALLAIGLVNSIMFPTIFTLASEGLGERAAEGSGLICVAIVGGAIVPLITGYAADAFGLRLSLAVPALCYLLILAFGWYARRPLQHG
- a CDS encoding glycosyltransferase family 2 protein, producing the protein MGAAAVRASCCIVCGMAAPDRIEHLLLSLTTACPHLLIYLVDDAHQPVLAALAGRYGAHYRPQRDRPGQARARNRILREAAAAGSVYHLLLAPDIGLPLDAVARMIAYMEQHPDVGLLAPRVQDVDGRLQPLCSLLPGPLELLLGRCFPLLRRSSGRLARYQLHAGGYSRVMEVPVPPACCLLMRVETVLRAGMFDARFLQRFDIVDLARRTARIARTVFVPHVAVVRDPAQAGARGWRRRSASLWWRCVSAWRYFDKWGWLRDPERDRINARALRQLGPARRQPDGVSPAGTDVTG
- a CDS encoding M14 family metallopeptidase; this encodes MIRTAPFLASLASLALLAAPLAHAAPDLVTVSERSGFQATGRYDEVVKLCGAFQQAYPKQARCFQFGTTPEGRPMLALAVNARGVVTPEAVRKANLPVTLIQGGIHAGEIDGKDAGFLALRAILDGKLAAGVLDKQVLLFVPVFNVDGHERFAKWNRPNQRGPVEMGWRTTAQNYNLNRDYVKADSPEMQAMLALVNTWDPLTYVDLHVTDGAMFQHDVSIQVEPVYSGDPEFRKIGQALRTNVIADISKQGSMPQSYYMSFKETDDPASGFVDGVSDPRFSTGYFQLRNRMAMLVETHSWKDYPTRVRITHNAIVSVLQQVAAHGAEWTQAARAADARATRIAGQPVALTYRTTDKTTMVDFQGYAYTRTMSDVSGMLMTHYDETKPQVWHVPLRDEVVADLQVQAPGAGYVVPAAWAQMVATKLTQHGIVFRKVDKTTAAAQVQTFRADQAAFSPTSFESHQRLKVEGSWKPEPRNLGKGALFVPIAQPKARLVMALFEPQAPDSLLAWGEFNNAFERKEYMEEYVAEDVAREQMARDPALAAEFRHKVETDPAFAKNAHARLEFFARRHPSWDERLNLYPVMRTDVAL
- a CDS encoding S41 family peptidase, giving the protein MKSLSSFAFSSPVSRLIACAVATLVTLAGCGGGGGNPNIGASTPVAGNPGTGTTTPPTTTPTPPTATPDPIPSDYMSYQNLCAAPRTGVDAEGYAFPDRQGTLQDEMKFLRGWSDATYLWYNEIPSTVHMADYTNTLDYFDALKTPALTASGKLKDRFHFTYTTAEWDALTNASQDTGYGLTWSVNSTTAPRTWIAAIVEPGSPAAAAGIQRGDLLTAVDGIDFINTTDKAQVALLNDGLSPDTAGERHTLTIRRGDTTMDVALTSAVVTTTPVKNVKVIDTPTGKVGYLSFEDHNAVSELQLVNAFTTLKNQGAADLVLDMRYNGGGLLYVASELAYMIAGPATAGKTFERAVYNDKTAPDAPIPFRSTAYGFSAPRNMALPYLGLKRVTVLTTSDTCSASEAVINGLRGVDVQVDLIGATTCGKPYGFTPMDNCGTTYFTIQFQGTNAKGFGDFADGFAPTCAVSDDMAHALGDPAEGMLAAALSYRATNACPASSTARARGVPMHLARSQLKEIAIYPPRTR